TCTCGCAGAGGGTTAGCACTGTAAGGCAAGCGGATAAAATTATGGTATTTGAGGATGGGCGGATCGCCGGTGTCGGAACCCATGAGGAGCTGATGCGTGGTTGTGTAGAGTATAAAGAAATTTGCCTGTCCCAGCTATCTAGTGAGGAGTCGGGCCAATGAACAACAATATTTGGAAAAGACTATTTGTATACACAGGACATTATAGAAAAATAGCTATAGGTGCGGTTATATGCGTTTTTCTAAGTGTGATTGCGAGTCTGATCGGGCCGCTGCTCATCGGTAGAGCTGTCGATTTTATGATAGGACCGGGACAGGTAGATTTTAACGCTGTTCTTAGACTGCTTTTAATTCTGGCAGTAGTGTATATCGTCGGCAGCTTTTTTGGATGGCTCCTTACTTATTTAACGAATCGAATTGCATACCGGACTGTTTATGACTTACGTCGGGAGCTTTTTGATAAATTAAATGTTCTACCGTTAAAATTTCACGACAATCACCCGCAAGGGGACAGCATCAGCCGGTTTGTGAATGACATGGATGCGGTCTCTGACGGTCTGCTGCAGGGCTTCTCCACACTCCTTACGGGGATAATCACCATTGTTGGGGCAATTGTGCTAATGCTGTACATTAGTCCTCTGATGACCTTGGTAGTTCTCCTGTCAGCACCTGCTACATTTTTTGTGGCAAGATTTATTACGATGCGCTCTCAGAAGATGTTTAAAGAGCAAGCCAAGATTCTGGGTGGTCTCAACGGATATGTGGAGGAGATGATCGGCGGACAAAAAGTGGTCACCGCTTATCATTATGAAGAACGTGCAATGTCTCAGTTTGAAGAACGTAACGAGACGTTGTATCAGACTGGGGTGAAGTCACAATTTTACGGTTCCTTGTCCAATCCGACAACACGTCTGGTCAATAATGTTACATTCTCTGTTATTGCAATGATCGGAAGTATTATGGTAATTCGGGGTCATTTTACGGTAGGGGATCTGTCCAGTTTCTTGATCTTTTCCAACTTGTTCGCTAAGCCGTTTAATGAAATTACAGGTGTGATTACACAGCTTCAATCGGCAACTGCCTCTGCGCAGCGGATCTTCGCCATTCTTGATCTAACGCCAGAACAACCCGATAATACAGACGCGAAGGTTATGCATACAAGCCAAGGTACCATCACGTTTGAAAAGGTATCCTTTGCTTATAGTCCAGAACGTCCTTTGATTAACGATTTCAGTCTAGAAGTGAAACCAGGTACCCGAGTCGCGATTGTAGGACAGACTGGTGCCGGTAAGACGACGCTGGTAAATCTGCTCATGCGTTTCTATGATGTGGACCAAGGTTCAATCAAGATTGATGGTGTGGATATCAAGTTGATTACCCGTGACAGTCTACGACGTAATTTTGGGATGGTGCTGCAGGATACTTGGCTTTTTGGAGGCACGATCAGGGAAAATATCGCTTACGGTAAACCTGAGGCTACAGAGGAAGAGGTCATCGCCGCCGCTAAAGCTGCGAATGCCCATGGCTTTATTAAACGCCTGCCTGAGGGGTATGACACGAAGATCAGTGGCTCAGGGGATAACCTATCACAAGGACAGAAGCAGCTGCTTACAATAGCACGAGTAATGCTCGTAGATCCGCCGATGCTTATCTTAGATGAAGCTACTAGTAGTATTGATACGTTAACTGAAGTGCGGATTCAGAAAGCTTTTCTGACTATGATCGCTGGTCGAACCAGCTTTGTGATTGCCCATCGATTGTCAACGATTCGAGAGTCGGATCTCATTCTTTTCATGAAGGATGGAGATATTGTGGAGAGTGGTACCCATGAGGGGCTACTAGCCGGCGGTGGATATTACGCCAGATTATATAATAGTCAGTTTGCGACAGCGTAGACCTAGGATTATAAAATAAGAAGTATTCAAACCTAGTATTAGGGGCGAGTGCTTCTTTTTTAGTTGTCATGGCATTTACTGTCCCGAAAATGAAACCTTAGGTGGTTCCCTTCGTATCCTTAAATATGCAAATATTAGGGAGGGAATTCATTACAATGTCAATGTTTAAACGAATGCTCGCGAGTGCCGGAATTGGAGCGGCTAAGGTAGATCTCATGCTCCATCAAGATTTCGTGAACGCAGGTGATACGATCAGTGGTGTCGTCCGAATTCAAGGTGGCCGAGTGGATCAGCAGGTCGATGACGTCTACGCATTCGTTAAGACGCGTTACTTGAAAGAGCTGAACGATAAGAAGATGGAAGTGGAAGCGACGGTATCCAAATTCCTGTTAGCAAGTAAATTTAAAGTAGTGGCGGAGCAGGTCTATGAATTTCCCGTCTCATTCCAGCTTCCGGCGATAACGCCAGTGACCTTAGGTAGATCGCCGGTTTGGATTCAAACCGGACTTGATATTAAAGAGGCAATTGATCCAAAGGATCAGGATTATCTTCAAGTAGGCCCTCATCCATATTCCGCTATTATTCTGGATGCGATGAATCAGCTTGGGTTCCGTATTCGTGAAGTGACTTGTGAATATGCACCTCGTTATGGCAGGATCAATGGCTTAGATTTCGTTCAAGAATTTGAATTTGTTCCTCCCTCACAGTTCCGAAATCAACTAGACGAATTAGAAATCGTTTTCTTTCCAGATGAGGATGGCATTGAATTGCTTTTGCAGATCGATCGCAAGGCACGTGGTTTAGCTGGTTTGTTCGCCGATGCGCTTGATACAGATGAGAGTTTTATGAAAATACGATTCGATCACAATCAGCTTGCTGACGGAGCTGGCTATGTTGCAGATCAACTACTCGAAACGATTCGTAAGTACGTATAAACGAATAGAGTTACATTACTGTAAAAGAGGGACTCACCCCTCTTTTTTTTGTTTTTTTATAAGAGAAAATTATTTATTTGAGAAAATGAACGTTATGGACAGGTTAAGCGTATTATAGGTAAACTTTCACGGAAAACCACAAGCTTCTATTATGAAGAACGGAAAGGGAGTACCAAGATGTTGACTATAAAACATTTTACCAAGAGCTATAAGGGCGGTAAGAAAGCAGTGAATGATTTGAATTTAGTAGTTGAGAAGGGCGATATTTATGGCTTCATTGGTCATAACGGCGCAGGGAAAACAACGACTATCCGGGCAGTTGTAGGTGTTCTTGACTTTGAGGAGGGGGATATTGAAATAGGTGGGTTCTCCATAAAAAAAGATCCTTTAGCCTGCAAAGCGATTACTGCGTATATTCCGGATAATCCGGATCTGTATGATCATCTTACGGGTATCCAGTATTTGAATTTTATTGGTGACCTCTTTAGTGTATCGAAAGCGGATCGGGAGTTATTAATTAAGAAATACGGTGATGAATTTGAGATTACATCGCATTTGGGGGATTTGATCTCCTCGTATTCGCATGGTATGAAGCAGAAGCTCGCTATCATCTCTGCGCTTATCCACCAACCTAAGTTGTTAGTTCTGGATGAACCCTTTGTTGGACTTGATCCAAAAGCCGCACACACGCTTAAAAGAATCATGACGGAGATTTGCAGTCAGGGCAGTGCGATCTTTTTTTCGACGCATGTACTGGATGTGGCCGAAAAGCTCTGCAATAAGATTGCCATTATTAAAGCGGGAGAGCTGGTCACCCACGGCAAGACAGAAGAGGTAAAGGGAGATAGCAGTCTTGAAGATGTATTCTTGGAGTTGATTAAGCATGATTAATATATGGAGATTAACTAAGATACAGCTGATCTCATCCTTTGGATTAAACAAAGCTTTGCATACGCGTGATGTTAAAGAAAAACGCAAAATGCTTTTGCTTCGCATCGGTATTCTAATTGGTATTGTTGTGATGGCAGTGGCTTCATTTGGATATAGCTTCATGATCGCGATGACCCTTGAACAGATCGGCCGGCCAGAGCTGCTGCTTGCGATTATGATGGCTGTTACTAGCCTAATTGGTTTTTTTACAACGATCTATAAGGCGAGTGGTGTATTATTTGGCTCCAAAGATTACGATCTCATTATGTCTTTGCCTATCAAAACGAGCCATATAGTAGCAAGCCGAGTGGCTCAGCTCTATGTGTTAAACCTATTCTTCTCTTTGATGGTGATGGTACCTGCAGGCGTTGTATATGCTATAAAGGTGAATCCCGGTGTATTATATTATTTGTATTTCATGTTTACTCTGTTATTTATTCCGTTAGTACCGATCATTGCTGCAACGATTATAGGGGCATTGATCAGCTGGATTTCCTCACGATTTAAAGGAAGTCGCATAATAACCCTCATCCTAACATTTGTTGTGATTATCGGTATGATTGTTGGATCAGGTCAAATAAATGGAAATAATCCACAATTACTTGTGGATTTGAGCACACAAATTGCTGATCAGATATACAGCTTATATCCTTTGACGCTTATGTATGTAAATGCGGTTTGCTCGTATCAGCTGGACGCCTTAATACTGTTTATTGGGCTTTCGCTGATTTCTTTTATGCTGTTTACCGTGGTATTAGGCAGCAAATATAAAGCGATACACACAGGTCTAACGACCTCTTTTTCCAGCAATAAGTATCAAATGAAGTCGCTTGAAGTATCATCACCACTGTACACATTGTATAAAAAAGAGCTGCGTCGCTATTTCAGTTCTTCTTTATATGTGCTTAACACGAGTATTGGTATGGTGATGTTACTTGTGATGGCGGTCGCCTTGCTGTTCGTTAGTGCAGAGCAACTAGGACAACTTGTTGAGATCCCAGAGCTTTCAAATTATCTGAATCGACTGGCTCCACTGTTTGTTTCCTTTTTTGTAGCTATAAGCTGTACGACATCAAGTTCTATTTCGCTTGAAGGTAATAATATTTGGATTTTAAAAAGCGCACCTGTGCCGACATTAACGATATTGTTAAGTAAAATAGCAGTGAATCTTACGATTACTGTCCCGATTGTGGTTGTCAGCAGTGTGCTCCTCATGATTTCCCTAGGTACGGGATGGATGGAAAGCTTGCTATTACTGGTTATTCCCGTCCTATATGCTTGTCTTACAGCCATGATAGGTGTGATCGTTAACTTAAAACTGCCTAAACTAGAGTGGACAAATGAAGTAACGGTAGTCAAGCAAAGCGCATCTGTTTTAGTGACGATATTGTTAGGCTTTATAAGCTTATTAATTCCATTTGGTTTGAGTCTACTTCTAGCCGATCTAAATGGTAATCTCGTATTGTTAGGTATTGGAGTGTTGATATTAGTGGTGTGTAGTGCGATTTATCGATATATTCAATCCAAAGGGGAGCTTTTGTTTCGGGCTCTATAAATAGCTAAGCTGTCCCAAAAGCCATAGAGATGGCTACTTGGGACAGCTTTGTTTTTAACTAGAATTAACGTCGCCGCTGAGTAACACGCTCCGCTTTTCCACAATCAGTCCGTTCTCTCCACTGTTTAGGAGGAAATAGTCTCTTCAATCTAAAAAAACAAAAAATCGCCCGTTTTGGTAAAGTGGAGGTAGCAGATATTAATCTAAATCTGCCCCACAACTCGCAGATTTGTGCATGAAAAGAGAGGACAAACTATTCCGCAAAAAATATACTTATTTTAAGGAGCTGATTTTATGGAATGGATTGAAAGGCTAAATAAGGCTATTAACTACATAGAAGAACACATCACGGAGGAGATTGATTACGAACAAGTTGCAAAAGTAGCGTGTTGCTCGACTTATCATTTTCAAAGAATGTTTGCGTATATGGTAAATGTTCCTCTTTCCGAATATATTCGCCGCAGACGTATATCATTGGCAGCCGTCGATTTGCAGGATGGTAAGAAAAAAATCATCGATGTAGCTCTTAAATATGGTTATACTTCCCCGACTGCATTCAATCGGGCGTTTCAAAGTATACATGGCGTTGCCCCATCCGTTGTAAAAGATGAAGGCGTTTCATTAAGGGCATTTCCGCCTATCAGCTTCAAAATTACAATTAAAGGAGTGGATGAAATGAATTATCGAATTGAACAGAAAGAATCCTTTCGCATTGTTGGAGTAGCAGAACCGCTTCATAAAGAGATCGAGAAGAATTTTGAAATCGTGCCGCAAATGTGGGAAAAGGCCGCTATGAATGGAACTATCGAAAAATTAGTATCCATGATGGACAGCTCACCTATGGGGGTGTTAGGGGTAAGTCTTTGCAATGATTTTGAGGATTGGCGGCACTTCATCGCTGTTGCCAGTACAAAGACGATAGATAACACACTGGAAGAATATATTGTCCCGTCTTTTACATGGGCGATATTCCCCGGAGAAGGCAAGGCTCCGCAAGCTATACAGGAGTTAGAAAAACGAATTGTGACCGAATGGCTTCCCACTTCCGGATATGAATATGATAACGGACCAGATATTGAAGTTTATATAAGTCCTGACCCGCAGAATGCGAAATTTGAAGTATGGATACCGGTAAAGAAAGTGAAATGAATGATAAACACGACCTGTAGTAAGGTACCCTGTTATTCTTGATAAGAAAAGGAGGGATCGAATGAGTTACAAAAAAATAAAAGAACAATAGCAACATTTGTGTCAAGGAAAAGCGGAATGAAACTGCGCATTTACCCCGAACATATCAGCCAATATACCGAATTTTTGTGTGCTTTACCCAATGAGATAAAAAAGGAGATAAAAAAATCGTCCGTGTGTAAGCGGTTAATAAATTCAAATGATTGCAACCCCAAGTGTGTTATGGGATATGATTTTTTTATGGATAATGAGCATTATCAAAAATGTCGCTATATGGCATTTATGCCAACTTTAAGTGAGGAAAGCAATCAATACATTAAATCTTTTTTAGAGCATGAGATTAACGCACAGTAAAGAAACGTTGTAACTGATAATTTCGAATATGAATGGGCTTCAGAAAGTTAATCTTATATCATTCTACCAATATTTTGGCAATGTTTATTGATTCTATCCTTGGTATAATTCGAAGATTATATCCGAGGAGGATCATCTCGTGAACAATAGATTTGGTAGGTTTGCAGTCATAATAATCGTTATAGTGCTTGTAGCTGGAATATTTATTCAGCATATATCGGCCGATGACGAGGCGCCTTTTAAGGATATAAAGACTAGTTATGCTAAAAAAGAAATCATAGATTTATATCACAGGAACATATTAACTGGCACAACGTCGACAAGCTTTTCACCTACTCAATCGATTACTAGAGCGGAATTCATTACGGTACTTGACCGTCTGCTAAAGCTTGATCCGGCAGTTAGTCCAGTCTCTCCATATACCGACGTAGCTAAGAGTGCTTGGTACTACGGCTGGATACAGG
This window of the Paenibacillus sp. FSL R10-2734 genome carries:
- a CDS encoding ABC transporter ATP-binding protein, yielding MNNNIWKRLFVYTGHYRKIAIGAVICVFLSVIASLIGPLLIGRAVDFMIGPGQVDFNAVLRLLLILAVVYIVGSFFGWLLTYLTNRIAYRTVYDLRRELFDKLNVLPLKFHDNHPQGDSISRFVNDMDAVSDGLLQGFSTLLTGIITIVGAIVLMLYISPLMTLVVLLSAPATFFVARFITMRSQKMFKEQAKILGGLNGYVEEMIGGQKVVTAYHYEERAMSQFEERNETLYQTGVKSQFYGSLSNPTTRLVNNVTFSVIAMIGSIMVIRGHFTVGDLSSFLIFSNLFAKPFNEITGVITQLQSATASAQRIFAILDLTPEQPDNTDAKVMHTSQGTITFEKVSFAYSPERPLINDFSLEVKPGTRVAIVGQTGAGKTTLVNLLMRFYDVDQGSIKIDGVDIKLITRDSLRRNFGMVLQDTWLFGGTIRENIAYGKPEATEEEVIAAAKAANAHGFIKRLPEGYDTKISGSGDNLSQGQKQLLTIARVMLVDPPMLILDEATSSIDTLTEVRIQKAFLTMIAGRTSFVIAHRLSTIRESDLILFMKDGDIVESGTHEGLLAGGGYYARLYNSQFATA
- a CDS encoding ABC transporter ATP-binding protein, translated to MLTIKHFTKSYKGGKKAVNDLNLVVEKGDIYGFIGHNGAGKTTTIRAVVGVLDFEEGDIEIGGFSIKKDPLACKAITAYIPDNPDLYDHLTGIQYLNFIGDLFSVSKADRELLIKKYGDEFEITSHLGDLISSYSHGMKQKLAIISALIHQPKLLVLDEPFVGLDPKAAHTLKRIMTEICSQGSAIFFSTHVLDVAEKLCNKIAIIKAGELVTHGKTEEVKGDSSLEDVFLELIKHD
- a CDS encoding AraC family transcriptional regulator, which translates into the protein MEWIERLNKAINYIEEHITEEIDYEQVAKVACCSTYHFQRMFAYMVNVPLSEYIRRRRISLAAVDLQDGKKKIIDVALKYGYTSPTAFNRAFQSIHGVAPSVVKDEGVSLRAFPPISFKITIKGVDEMNYRIEQKESFRIVGVAEPLHKEIEKNFEIVPQMWEKAAMNGTIEKLVSMMDSSPMGVLGVSLCNDFEDWRHFIAVASTKTIDNTLEEYIVPSFTWAIFPGEGKAPQAIQELEKRIVTEWLPTSGYEYDNGPDIEVYISPDPQNAKFEVWIPVKKVK
- a CDS encoding sporulation protein, translating into MSMFKRMLASAGIGAAKVDLMLHQDFVNAGDTISGVVRIQGGRVDQQVDDVYAFVKTRYLKELNDKKMEVEATVSKFLLASKFKVVAEQVYEFPVSFQLPAITPVTLGRSPVWIQTGLDIKEAIDPKDQDYLQVGPHPYSAIILDAMNQLGFRIREVTCEYAPRYGRINGLDFVQEFEFVPPSQFRNQLDELEIVFFPDEDGIELLLQIDRKARGLAGLFADALDTDESFMKIRFDHNQLADGAGYVADQLLETIRKYV